The proteins below come from a single Synechococcus sp. MW101C3 genomic window:
- a CDS encoding PIN domain-containing protein has product MNRLTVVYDACVLYPAPLRDLLMRLALTDLYQARWSDQIHDEWITAVLRNRPDLPKQQLERTRSLMNAHVRDALVDGHQTLIPALELPDPDDRHVLAAAIKCGADLILTFNLDDFPEQALASYGIGACHPDPFLVDQLNLDSARVCTAMRLHRASLKNPPKTVEEYLATMAEQGLSRFSQAVRYCIAEI; this is encoded by the coding sequence GTGAATCGCCTCACCGTCGTCTACGACGCGTGCGTTCTCTATCCGGCTCCCCTTCGCGATCTGCTGATGCGACTGGCCCTCACGGATCTCTACCAGGCGCGATGGAGCGACCAGATTCACGACGAGTGGATCACAGCAGTACTGCGGAACCGGCCTGATCTGCCCAAACAGCAACTGGAGCGCACCCGCTCGCTGATGAATGCTCACGTGCGCGATGCGCTGGTGGATGGCCATCAGACCCTGATTCCAGCCCTGGAGCTACCTGATCCGGACGACCGCCATGTCCTAGCCGCCGCCATCAAGTGCGGGGCCGATCTGATCCTCACCTTCAACCTGGATGACTTCCCGGAGCAAGCCTTGGCGAGCTATGGGATTGGCGCCTGCCATCCCGATCCGTTTCTGGTGGATCAGTTGAATCTGGATAGCGCGAGAGTCTGCACGGCGATGCGACTGCACCGAGCCAGCCTGAAGAATCCTCCCAAAACAGTCGAGGAGTACTTGGCGACCATGGCGGAACAAGGCTTGAGCAGGTTCTCTCAAGCCGTGCGGTATTGCATCGCAGAGATCTGA
- a CDS encoding helix-turn-helix domain-containing protein, whose product MIPTAEAAKAAEASLRDLSCLRTSLGLRQASLSLDLEGGQHASVPIPVAALELLQGILVQMAKGNAVTLVPVHAELRTQQAADLLNVSRPFLIERLEQGEIPFRKVGTHRRIRTADLMAYKHAIDQQRAAALDELAAQAQELGMGY is encoded by the coding sequence GTGATCCCCACGGCTGAGGCGGCCAAGGCCGCAGAAGCAAGCCTGCGCGATCTCTCCTGCCTCCGTACCAGCCTTGGCCTGCGTCAAGCCAGCCTCTCCCTGGATCTGGAAGGTGGCCAGCACGCGTCCGTCCCCATCCCGGTTGCGGCACTGGAGTTGCTGCAGGGAATCCTGGTGCAGATGGCCAAGGGCAATGCCGTCACGCTGGTTCCGGTGCACGCCGAGCTCAGGACCCAGCAAGCCGCTGATCTCCTGAATGTGTCACGGCCGTTCCTGATCGAGCGCCTAGAGCAAGGGGAGATCCCTTTCCGCAAGGTCGGTACCCATCGGCGCATTCGCACGGCCGACCTGATGGCGTACAAGCACGCCATCGATCAGCAGCGTGCCGCAGCCCTCGATGAGTTGGCAGCTCAGGCCCAAGAGCTGGGCATGGGCTACTGA
- a CDS encoding lysozyme inhibitor LprI family protein, with product MHGPIVSGSASMRLLLLAAFVMATALIPLPAQAAGDTLGQSVELLQRFPFRPDCDGNTQEIVACQWRQRNQDDATLQRLLSSTALLEQWRASRRRVCELAATKAEGGSIHPIVWLSCETSVNAALIQQISQPLVP from the coding sequence ATGCATGGTCCGATTGTGTCCGGCTCCGCTTCTATGCGCCTGCTGCTGCTCGCCGCGTTTGTGATGGCAACCGCGCTGATCCCGTTGCCCGCCCAAGCCGCGGGTGACACCCTGGGCCAATCGGTGGAGCTGCTGCAGCGGTTTCCCTTTCGGCCCGACTGTGACGGCAACACCCAGGAGATCGTGGCCTGCCAGTGGCGCCAGCGGAATCAGGATGACGCCACGCTGCAGCGCCTGCTGAGTAGTACAGCCCTGCTGGAGCAATGGCGCGCCAGCCGCCGACGAGTCTGTGAGCTAGCCGCAACGAAGGCGGAGGGGGGCTCAATTCACCCCATCGTCTGGCTGAGCTGCGAGACCAGCGTCAATGCAGCATTGATCCAGCAGATCAGCCAGCCCCTGGTCCCCTGA
- a CDS encoding helix-turn-helix domain-containing protein: protein MEKQTTPPKNGRDRVWVTTAEACAALGMSRETLRQLRLRGVLQPGKHYRRWGCTQGRGPLQWHLENVEATITGWSRRHL from the coding sequence ATGGAGAAACAGACGACACCTCCCAAAAATGGGCGTGACCGGGTCTGGGTGACCACGGCAGAGGCCTGTGCTGCCCTGGGAATGAGCCGCGAAACCCTCCGCCAGCTGCGGCTGCGGGGGGTACTGCAACCAGGCAAGCACTACCGCCGCTGGGGCTGCACCCAGGGTCGGGGTCCGCTCCAGTGGCACCTGGAGAACGTGGAGGCAACCATCACAGGCTGGAGCCGCCGCCACCTGTAG
- a CDS encoding BRO family protein, which produces MTNTAFSLVPFEFERQQIRVFTDERGEPWFVAANVCATLAIGNVSQALSRLDADEKTLISNEGASAGDPPSLSLINEPGLYDLVLGSHKPEARCFKRWVTHEVLPTLRRTGHYAIPGMAPAQAALQPDKQDSVSALLLIGQAVAQLPGVKLGIAMAATLTCIEVNTGLATETLRRALPATEKPICSLNATGLGQLLSMKTKETNQHLAACGLQVRNQRGEWELTNAGLQWAEALPYCPGGLSSYQTFWNPALIDVLQELA; this is translated from the coding sequence ATGACCAACACCGCTTTCTCCCTAGTGCCCTTCGAGTTCGAGAGACAACAGATCCGGGTCTTCACCGACGAGCGTGGCGAACCCTGGTTCGTCGCCGCCAATGTCTGCGCCACCCTCGCCATTGGCAATGTCAGCCAGGCTCTCAGCCGCCTCGATGCCGACGAGAAGACCCTCATTTCAAATGAGGGTGCTTCCGCGGGCGATCCGCCCAGCCTGAGTCTGATCAACGAGCCGGGGCTCTACGACCTGGTGCTCGGCAGCCACAAGCCTGAGGCCAGATGCTTCAAGCGCTGGGTCACACATGAGGTGCTCCCCACCCTCCGCCGCACCGGTCACTACGCCATACCCGGCATGGCTCCTGCCCAAGCGGCTCTACAGCCTGACAAGCAGGACAGCGTCAGCGCCTTGCTGCTGATCGGTCAGGCAGTGGCCCAGCTCCCCGGCGTGAAGCTCGGCATCGCCATGGCCGCCACACTCACCTGCATTGAAGTGAACACTGGCCTGGCGACCGAAACCCTGCGGCGGGCACTGCCGGCGACGGAGAAACCGATCTGCTCCCTCAATGCCACGGGGCTCGGGCAGTTGCTGAGCATGAAGACCAAAGAAACAAACCAGCACCTCGCCGCCTGTGGGCTGCAGGTCCGCAACCAGCGTGGGGAATGGGAGCTCACCAATGCTGGCCTGCAGTGGGCAGAGGCCCTGCCCTACTGCCCCGGTGGCCTCAGCAGTTACCAAACCTTCTGGAACCCCGCCCTGATCGACGTTCTGCAGGAGCTGGCCTGA